The following are from one region of the Nicotiana tabacum cultivar K326 chromosome 3, ASM71507v2, whole genome shotgun sequence genome:
- the LOC107802994 gene encoding uncharacterized protein LOC107802994, with the protein MAQLRKEKYTRARDDPFFDGMRRGEAAVISKGSGLDIHRKATKNDITRSASDVGKRGQKKIHVELSGNDAYYDRNFTNSDSESIHEPLGRSFSARSSAASTMSSSPLGSPRSGLKFDLHDIDESTMQSSQRSFEANGEYYFPSGLHLPAYERSYSVTKRCTSISDIPLPQSAALFYCGYSPQLEVVGSCQGIHRLNIFLKARRDDVSAGVPSRFLHAVIGPDCCDIASVASTIMYAFYLNETLNDNQLCIVPVINTKRSDIHSHAELRWLLDSCFLDKSSLIFIDEIDLSYYDLYGSLKLVLVNQSKLPANQEALKDAVVEIFNCREENTPYSSVGSITLGKEASCCTLIADKFACTSPEILAGQGFSRLLLAGILVDTGNLTNPQTTTTDKYMTTLLINGAGRFGCNGLYEIFRYKLHDATDPKAGEVLQKDIKRLSKPDAADPRAEVLQKDIKKLSKSDAAEPRAGEVLQKDNINLSKSDEADPRAGEVLRKDIRRWSKSGKPDGTGSRMGTSNIGMSSVGIPIGELLSHHSTSAENIRSFQKLEKLRILLIVSGYYDAEKSFKREILVSAESSELMKSLLQFIYSYANVLPLKALRQSGLATEMRVFEIEKIVSRKTIEKLLEEFNEIAK; encoded by the exons ATGGCACAACTTCGAAAG GAAAAATATACACGTGCCAGAGATGACCCTTTTTTCGATGGCATGCGAAGAGGTGAGGCAGCAGTCATCAGCAAAGGAAGTGGTCTAGACATTCATAGAAAAGCCACAAAGAATGACATAACGAGGTCGGCCTCGGATGTTGGTAAACGAGGACAGAAAAAGATTCATGTGGAATTATCTGGAAATGATGCTTATTATGATAGAAATTTTACTAATTCAGATTCAGAAAGTATTCATGAACCTCTTGGTCGGTCATTCTCTGCGAGGTCATCAGCAGCTTCCACGATGAGTTCCTCCCCTTTGGGAAGTCCTCGGTCTGGCTTGAAGTTTGATTTGCATGATATAGATGAGTCTACCATGCAGTCTAGTCAAAGATCATTTGAAGCAAATGGAGAGTACTATTTTCCTAGTGGCTTACATTTGCCTGCCTATGAAAGATCTTATAGCGTGACCAAGAGATGTACATCTATCTCCGACATTCCACTTCCTCAATCGGCAGCATTGTTCTACTGTGGATATTCACCGCAGCTGGAAGTTGTTGGATCATGTCAAGGAATTCACAGGCTGAATATTTTTCTGAAGGCAAGAAGAGATGATGTTAGTGCAGGAGTTCCATCAAGATTCTTGCATGCAGTGATTGGCCCAGACTGCTGCG ATATTGCATCTGTTGCTTCAACCATAATGTATGCTTTTTACTTGAATGAAACATTAAATGACAACCAGTTATGCATTGTGCCTGTCATAAACACGAAGAGGTCGGACATTCATTCTCATGCTGAGCTCAGATGGCTACTTGATTCTTGCTTTCTTGATAAATCTTCCTTGATTTTTATTGATGAG ATTGATCTTTCCTACTACGATTTATATGGGAGTCTTAAACTTGTTTTAGTCAACCAAAGCAAGCTTCCAGCTAATCAGGAG GCATTAAAGGATGCAGTGGTTGAAATTTTTAATTGCAGAGAG GAAAATACACCTTATTCTTCAGTTGGTTCTATCACCCTTGGGAAG GAGGCATCATGCTGCACACTTATTGCTGACAAGTTTGCATGCACTTCACCAGAGATACTGGCAGGTCAAGGGTTCAGTCGACTTCTG TTAGCAGGTATACTCGTCGATACTGGAAATTTGACAAACCCACAGACTACAACAACGGATAAGTACATGACCACTTTGTTGATAAATGGAGCAGGTCGATTTGGATGTAACGGTCTTTATGAAATTT TTAGATACAAATTGCATGATGCAACTGACCCCAAAGCAGGAGAAGTTTTACAAAAAGATATTAAAAGATTGTCAAAACCGGATGCAGCTGACCCCAGAGCAGAAGTTTTGCAAAAAGATATTAAAAAGTTGTCAAAGTCAGATGCAGCTGAGCCCAGAGCCGGAGAAGTTTTACAGAAAGATAATATAAATTTGTCAAAATCGGATGAAGCTGACCCCAGAGCAGGAGAAGTTTTACGGAAAGATATTAGAAGATGGTCAAAATCGG GGAAACCTGATGGTACAGGATCAAGAATGGGGACTTCAAATATTGGAATGAGTTCAGTCGGAATACCTATAGGGGAGCTCTTATCACATCACTCTACTTCAGCAGAAAACATAAGAAGTTTCCAGA AACTAGAGAAACTTCGCATCCTCTTGATTGTTTCAGGGTATTATGATGCAGAGAAGAGCTTCAAG AGGGAGATTCTAGTCTCAGCTGAATCTTCTGAGCTTATGAAAAGCCTGCTCCAGTTTATCTACTCCTACGCAAATGTGCTTCCACTCAAAGCTTTGCGTCAATCAG GTCTAGCTACTGAGATGAGGGTGTTCGAGATTGAAAAAATTGTATCAAGGAAGACGATTGAGAAACTTCTGGAAGAATTCAATGAGATagcaaaataa